DNA from Halorarum salinum:
TCGAGAGCCGGGGGTCGACGTCCCCGCCCTCGATGCGGGCGATGAGCGGCTGGGAGACGCCCGCCCGCTCGGCCAGCGCCGCCTGCGTCAGATCGAGGGCCGTGCGCCGTTCGCGCAGGTCCTGTGGCGTGGGCAGTTCCATACCCGCGGGATAACCTCGGGTAATTAAAAAGTGTTCGGTCGACGCGCGGTCGCGTTCGGAGTCGTCTCCCCGGCTCCCTACTCGTCCTCGTCGCCCTCCTCGGTCTCGATGACTTCGACGACGTCGAGCGGGACGTCCCGCAGGGCGCCGCCGACCTCGCTCTTTGCGATGCGGCTGGCGTGTTCCTCGCCGTCCGCGTTGAAGATCTCGATCTCCAGCATCAGGCCGACCAGCGAGGTGCTCGCCGCGATGAACGCCGAGTCGAACGGCTCGCCGCAGGCGGGACAGCCCGTGGCGCCGACGTCGACCTCGACGTACTCCTTGTCCTGCTGGTTCAGCCGCTTGCCGGCCTCGCTGACCGCGACGCCGATGGCGTCGTCGATGTCCTCCACGTCCCGGACCAACCATGCCGCCTCGAGCACGACGAGGTAGTTGCTCATACGTCCGGGAGGGCGGGCAGGGTTTCGACTCTTGTGGTTCTGCCGTCGCGTCCGGCCTGCTACCCCGGCGCACGTCCGGTCGTCCGCGGACGCACGATTACCGCCGCTCCGGGGCCGTCATCCCCCCCGTTCGGAGCGACGTGGGAACGCGGACCCGACCCGGGGCTTTCCCATAAGTTACGCCGATGACTCCCGTTGGCGTCAGGAATGGCCCGGTTCTCGCGAGCGAGAGCGCGAGGACGCGCCGTTTCGGGGGGACTCGGAAAACCGGCTGACTGCGGCGGTGTCCGATCTATACGTTGGCCGAAACTGTTTTATACACGCCCCGGCTGGGAGTCGAGCACGCAATGACCGCGACCGATTCAGTCCGCCGTGCCGGGCTGTTCACCCTGCATCAGTTCACCGTCCTCACGGGCATCCTCCTGTTCCCGCTCGTGCTCACCACGCGTCGCGTGGGGGTTCGACTCGGGTTCGACCGCGCGGTGGCCCGCGTCTCGCGGGCCTACGCGGAACAGCGCGAGGCCGACGAGTAACCGAGACCGACGAGTAGTCCTACCTTACCGCTCCACGATACCGGCGAGCAGCCAGCACCACCGGGGGCAGGACCTCCTCCCGGTTCGGACGCGGGGAGCCCTTCCCGAAGGAATGACTTTATCAGCGGCCGACCCGTACCGAGGTCCAATGCGACCATCCCGCGACATCGGCGACCTCGACCCGCTTGGTGGCGACGAGACCGTCTTCGGTCCGGAACTCGGCGAGTTCCCGAACGCGGACGACCGCGCCCGGGCGGTGGACGAGGGGGAGGCGATGAAGACCGGCACGACGACGGTCGGCCTCCGGACGGAGGGCGGCGTCGTGCTCGCGACGGACATGCGGGCCTCGCTCGGCCACATGGTCTCCTCGAAGGACGTCCAGAAGGTCGAACAGATCCACCCGCGGGGTGCGCTCACCATCGCCGGCTCGGTGTCGGCCGCCCAGAACCTCATCCAGACGCTGAAGGCCGAGACGAACCTCTACGAGGCGCGTCGCGGCAAGGAGATGAGCATGCGCGCGCTCTCGACGCTCACGGGGAACCTCCTGCGCTCGGGCGCCTTCTACATCGTCCAGCCGATCCTCGGCGGCATCGACGAGGAGGGCGCACACGTCTTCTCCATCGACCCCGCCGGCGGCATGACCGAGGAGGAGTACACGGTCACCGGTTCGGGCTCCCAGTACGCGCTCGGCGTGCTCGAACAGGAGTACGACGAGGACATGTCCGTCGAGGAGGCCAAGACCGTCGCCGCCCGCGCCATCAAGTCGGCCGTGGAACGCGACCTCGCCTCCGGTAACGGCATCAACGTCGCCGTCGTCACGGAGGAGGGCGTCGAGATCACCCGCCACAAGGAGATCGACGAGCTGCTCGCCGCCGAGGCGTAACGGACCACGAGGAGGACGGGTTTCACGGGAAGGGGAGGAGCGATCGGTGCGGTCCGCGTCCGCGCCTCCGATCCCCTCACTCCGTTCGTTTTTCCGTTCCGGCGTCCCGCCGGCATCCCCACCGTCAGAAGTCGCCGAGCGTCGCCTGGTTCTTCCGTAATGCGGTCGCCGGGAACCCGCGGGCGGTCAACTCGGTCGCCAGTTCGTCGGTGAACCCGTGGGTCGTGTACGCCCGATCGGGGTCGGCGGCCTCGACCAGTTCACACAGCTCGCGGAAGTCGCAGTGGTCCGAGAGCGCGAACGTCGCGTCGTAGTCGCCCCGATAGCGGAACGACTCGTCCACCGCCCAGCCGGAGAAGCCGGCGACGAGCGCGTCCCGTCGGCTCCGCAGGCGGTCGGCGAGCCCCCGGTTCCGCTTCCCGCCCGGTAACACGAGCGCATCGCCGGGCCCGAGTTCGACGTCCGAGTCGTACGTCGGCGCGTCCAGCGGCGCGTCGACGTGGGGCGCCATCGCCTCGTTCACGCTCGCGACCGGGTCGGTCACGAACACCCGCTCCCTCCGGGCCCACGACGCAAGCACCTGGAGCTTCTGGGCCCGACCCAGCGAGTAGCCGAACAACAACACCGGCCGGTCCATCGTCTCCTCCAGCCAGTCGCCGATCTCCGCCTCCACCTCCGCCTGCGGCGGGAGGACGTACTCGGGGGTCCCGTACGTGGCCTCGACGACGAGCACGTCGACGTCCGGCGGCTCGAACCCGTCGAGGTAGAGCCGGTCCCGCGTCGAGACGTCGCCGGTGTAGCAGTAGGTGGTGCCGTCGGGGTCGGTCACGACGGCGGCCCGCGACCCGGCGACGTGGCCCGCGTTCACGAGTTCGACCCGCGGGTCGCTCGCCCGCTCGACGGTCGCGCTCGACCGGCGGCACCGCGCGATGTCGGCGGTGGCGGCCGAGCAGACCACTGGGCCGGGGTTCCCGCGGAACAGGTGGTCGCCGTGCGCGTGAGTGAGGACGTTCACGTCGCCGGCGGGAGAGCCGGCGTCGGCGACGACGGTCGTCCCGTCCGAGAGGCCGACGTGGACGCCGTCGTGGAGGGAGACGCCAGTTCCGGTCACGGTTCGGATAGGGGGTCGAGGGGTATGACGGTTACCGTCCGGGGGTGACGACGCTCGGAAGGAGGCGTGAACGGTCGATCGCCCCGGCAGCCGCGGTCCCTTTCAGTCCCGCTCCGTGGGACGGTCGGGCGAGTGTCGTGGTCTGTCCCCGGGCGATTGGCTCCCCACCACTCGCCCCGACTCCTCGAAAACGCCGTCCCGACCTACCACTCCGCGAAGCTCCCGTCGAGCAGCGTCTCCGACTGCGTCGAGATGTACTCCCGCTGCATCCCTCGCACGGCCTCCGGGAAGGGGTCGCCGTCGTCGAGTCGCTCGCGGACCTCGCGTCGCTTCCACCCGGCGGGGGTCACGCCCGCCTCCGCGCGGTGGCGCAGCGGCGCGAGGTGGCGTTTGGCGGTCTCCTCGCTACACCCCGCGTCCTCCAGGCCCGCCTCGGCGTGCGAGAGCAGGTCGTCGAACGCGACGTCCGAGTGGGTCGTCTCGGCCGCGTCGGTGGTGAACCACGTCAGGTCGGCGTCGATGCCGTCCCGCATCGCGGCGTAGAAGTTCTCCTCCGCGGTCTCCCACGGGAGGTCCGCCACGGGGTGGCGACGCCGGGGCAGGCTCTCCATCAGGCCCGCGAACGCCGCGAGGAAGGCGACCGAGTCCCGGACGGTCGGCTGTGCCGCGATCGGGCGGAACTCGATGCGGGCGTTGGCCGCCGAGCGGGTCGCGCCGTCGAACACCGGGCGGACCCACCGCCAGTACGTGCCGTGCTTGCGCCGGAGCGTCGCGAAGGCGTCGTCGAAGCGGTCGCCGTCGCCGACGTCCATCGGGACGACGGTCGCGTCCGCGGCGATGCGGTCGACGGCCTCCTCGACGCTCCCGAGGTCGTCGGGGAACCGGACCTTCTCGGCGCCGACGCCGGCGTTCATCACCGACTCGAAGACGGCGATGCGGTTCTCGTGCCAGCCGTCCGCGAGGACCGCCTCGGGCGTCGTCCCGGCCGCGTACAGGTCCGGCGGGAAGAACGGGGAGTTGACGCCGAGCGCGAGCAGCGGGCCGGCGACCCTGAGCGCCAGGTTGTGGTACGTCGGCAGGTCCTCGGCGTTCGGTACCTGGTAGTGGGGCTGGATGGAGGTGATGAGGCTCTCGGGCATCACGGTGTCGGCCGCGAGGTCGACGTGCGGGGCGTCGACCGTGAACGTGTCCTCGACGGTGGGGCCGTTCGCCATCGCGTGGTACCGGACGGAGTCGCTCATGTTCGTGGCGATCCGGACGCCGTCGTCGACGATGGAGTCGGTCAGGTACTCCCTCGCCGTCTCGCCCGCCGGCGGGATGGTCCACATCCCGTCGCTCACGAGCCGCATCCCCTCCGCGCTCGTCGTCTCCTCGGCGGCCGACAGGCGGGCGCGGACCTCGGCGTTCTGCGCCCGGAGGCCGGCGGCGTTGAGCGGCTGGGGGCTCGTCGTCATCTCGGCGTTGTGGAGCCCCAGCTCCTTCTCGAAGCCGATGAGGCCCAGCAGGCGTCGGGGGACCCGGCTCAGCCCGTACGTGTCGCCCGGTCCCTCCTCGCCGCGCCAGCGCCCCTCCGTGACGGCGTAGAACTCGTACTCGAGGCCGACGATGGACTGGTGGTTGTCGAACGCTCCCTCGGCGAGCAGCGCCTTCACCGTCTCGGCGTCGGCCTCGGCCCGCTCCCCGAACGCCCCGGCGTCCACGTCGAGCACGTCCTCCACCCGCGGGGCCATGTCGGCGTCGCCGTCTGCCATGCCCTCCCCTCCGCCCGCACCGCCCTTCAACTCGTCGGCGGGGGCCGCGTCCGTAGTGAGAACCGTTATGTTCCTCCGTTCGAAACCGCAATGAAATGGTGTCACTCGGGCTCGTGCAGGCCGGCCCGGAACCGGCCCGGACCTGGACGCCGGCCGCGGAGGCGTACGACACCGAGTTCTTCCGCCTGAAGCGGGAGTTCGCCCGGAGGAGCTACGACGAGTGGCTGGTGCTCTCGGCGGCAC
Protein-coding regions in this window:
- a CDS encoding DUF555 domain-containing protein is translated as MSNYLVVLEAAWLVRDVEDIDDAIGVAVSEAGKRLNQQDKEYVEVDVGATGCPACGEPFDSAFIAASTSLVGLMLEIEIFNADGEEHASRIAKSEVGGALRDVPLDVVEVIETEEGDEDE
- the psmB gene encoding archaeal proteasome endopeptidase complex subunit beta, whose amino-acid sequence is MRPSRDIGDLDPLGGDETVFGPELGEFPNADDRARAVDEGEAMKTGTTTVGLRTEGGVVLATDMRASLGHMVSSKDVQKVEQIHPRGALTIAGSVSAAQNLIQTLKAETNLYEARRGKEMSMRALSTLTGNLLRSGAFYIVQPILGGIDEEGAHVFSIDPAGGMTEEEYTVTGSGSQYALGVLEQEYDEDMSVEEAKTVAARAIKSAVERDLASGNGINVAVVTEEGVEITRHKEIDELLAAEA
- a CDS encoding MBL fold metallo-hydrolase: MTGTGVSLHDGVHVGLSDGTTVVADAGSPAGDVNVLTHAHGDHLFRGNPGPVVCSAATADIARCRRSSATVERASDPRVELVNAGHVAGSRAAVVTDPDGTTYCYTGDVSTRDRLYLDGFEPPDVDVLVVEATYGTPEYVLPPQAEVEAEIGDWLEETMDRPVLLFGYSLGRAQKLQVLASWARRERVFVTDPVASVNEAMAPHVDAPLDAPTYDSDVELGPGDALVLPGGKRNRGLADRLRSRRDALVAGFSGWAVDESFRYRGDYDATFALSDHCDFRELCELVEAADPDRAYTTHGFTDELATELTARGFPATALRKNQATLGDF